The Natronosporangium hydrolyticum nucleotide sequence CGTTACGGGAGCGCGGATGCCGTGACCCCACCGCGGTGACCCGCCGTGGGGAACGGGGGTCAGCGGATGGTGACGTTCTCCGCCTGCGGGCCCTTCGGGCCCTGCGTGATGTCGAACTCGACCCGCTGGTTCTCGCTCAGGCTGCGGAAACCAGTCGCCTTGATCGCGGAGAAGTGGACGAACACGTCCTCACCGTTCTCCTGGGCGATGAAGCCGTAGCCCTTGTCGTCGTTGAACCACTTCACAGTCCCCTGTGCCATGCCTGTCTCCTGTCTGAGATGGGAGCGGATGCCGGACCCAACGGGATTGTGGGCCCGGTGGTCGTTTTGTAACCGCGGCGGTCAACACCATCTCGACCAAGACAGCAGCGTGCCTCGCGCCGGGGCGCCAGGCACGACGAGTGAACCACGAACACAGAAACTATCGACCTAATGACGTCTAGTCTACCCGGTCGACCCGGCCGCCGTCAGCCCGGCGGTCACCAGCTTCAGCACCGCCCGCGCGGCCACCGTCACCGGCCCGGCAGGCACCGCGGCGGAGATCGTGAACTGCAGCTCCGGCTCCCGCAGCGGCACGTATCGCAGCTGTTCAGGGAGGGGAATGTGGGTGGGCAGGATGGCGACGCCCAGGCCGGCGGCGACGAGGTCGAGCAGCGCGGCCACGTCCCCCACTTCGAATCGCACCCGCCGCCGGCAGGCGG carries:
- a CDS encoding cold-shock protein; translation: MAQGTVKWFNDDKGYGFIAQENGEDVFVHFSAIKATGFRSLSENQRVEFDITQGPKGPQAENVTIR